The Candidatus Pantoea soli genome window below encodes:
- the accC gene encoding acetyl-CoA carboxylase biotin carboxylase subunit translates to MLDKIVIANRGEIALRILRACKELGIKTVAVHSTADRDLKHVLLADETVCIGPAQSVKSYLNIPALISAAEITGAVAIHPGYGFLSENADFAEQVERSGFIFIGPKADTIRLMGDKVSAINAMKKAGVPTVPGSDGSLTDDMDKNRAIAKRIGYPVIIKASGGGGGRGMRVVRSDKDLEQSINMTKAEAKAAFNNDMVYMEKFLENPRHIEIQVLADGQGNAIYLAERDCSMQRRHQKVVEEAPAPGITPELRRYIGERCSNACVEIGYRGAGTFEFLYENGEFYFIEMNTRIQVEHPVTEMITGVDLIKEQLRIAAGQPLSIKQDDVIVRGHAVECRINAEDPNTFLPSPGKITRFHAPGGFGVRWESHIYAGYSVPPYYDSMIGKLITYGENRDVAIARMKNALAELIIDGIKTNVELQMKIMNDEHFQQGGTNIHYLEKKLGLHEK, encoded by the coding sequence ATGCTGGATAAAATTGTCATTGCTAACCGTGGTGAGATCGCGCTGCGCATTCTGCGTGCCTGTAAAGAACTGGGCATCAAGACTGTGGCGGTGCACTCCACGGCAGACCGCGACCTGAAGCACGTGCTGCTGGCAGACGAAACTGTCTGCATCGGCCCGGCGCAGTCGGTTAAAAGTTATCTGAATATCCCGGCCCTCATCTCTGCTGCCGAAATTACCGGCGCAGTGGCGATTCACCCGGGCTACGGCTTCCTGTCTGAGAACGCCGATTTCGCCGAGCAGGTTGAGCGCTCCGGCTTTATCTTCATCGGTCCGAAAGCCGACACCATTCGCCTGATGGGCGACAAAGTGTCAGCAATTAACGCGATGAAAAAAGCCGGCGTACCTACCGTGCCGGGTTCTGACGGTTCGCTGACCGACGACATGGATAAAAACCGTGCCATTGCCAAGCGCATCGGCTATCCGGTGATCATCAAAGCCTCCGGCGGCGGCGGCGGTCGCGGTATGCGCGTTGTGCGCAGCGATAAGGATCTTGAGCAGTCCATCAACATGACGAAAGCGGAAGCCAAAGCGGCTTTCAACAACGACATGGTGTACATGGAGAAATTCCTCGAGAACCCACGCCACATCGAAATTCAGGTACTGGCTGACGGCCAGGGCAACGCCATCTACCTGGCTGAGCGCGACTGCTCTATGCAGCGTCGTCACCAGAAAGTGGTCGAAGAAGCGCCAGCACCGGGCATCACGCCGGAACTGCGTCGCTACATCGGCGAGCGCTGCTCTAATGCCTGCGTAGAGATTGGCTATCGCGGTGCGGGTACCTTTGAGTTCCTGTACGAAAACGGCGAGTTCTACTTTATTGAGATGAACACCCGTATTCAGGTAGAGCATCCGGTTACCGAGATGATCACCGGCGTTGATCTGATCAAAGAGCAGCTGCGCATTGCTGCGGGTCAGCCGCTGTCGATCAAGCAGGATGACGTGATTGTACGCGGTCATGCGGTAGAGTGCCGTATTAACGCCGAAGATCCGAACACCTTCCTGCCAAGCCCGGGCAAGATTACCCGCTTCCACGCGCCAGGCGGTTTTGGCGTGCGCTGGGAATCACACATCTATGCCGGCTACAGCGTACCGCCTTACTACGACTCCATGATCGGCAAGCTGATCACCTACGGTGAAAACCGTGATGTGGCGATAGCACGCATGAAGAACGCACTGGCGGAACTGATCATCGACGGCATCAAGACTAACGTCGAGCTGCAGATGAAGATCATGAACGACGAGCACTTCCAGCAGGGTGGCACCAACATCCACTATCTGGAGAAAAAACTCGGCCTGCACGAGAAGTAA
- the panF gene encoding sodium/pantothenate symporter, producing METEIILPLLGYLVLIAGLSVFAMRKQRQGNFLTEYFLGSRSMGGFVLAMTITTTYISASSFIGGPGAAYKYGLGWVLLAMIQVPAVWLSLGVLGKKFAILARRYDAVTLNDMLYGRYRSPLLIWLASIVLLVAFIGAMTVQFIGGARLLETAAGIPYDTGLLIFGGTIALYTAFGGFRASVLNDAMQGLVMLIGTFLLLSAVIHQAGGLETAVTRLRTIDPQLVSPAGVGNVITPTFLSSFAVLVCFGVIGLPHTAVRCISYKDSKALHRGIILGTIVVVVLMLGMHLAGALGRAIIPDLTVPDRVIPTLMITVLPPMAAGIFLAAPMAAIMSTINAQLLQSSATLIKDLYLRIAPQHSENEARLRLLSGTITLVLGLLLLLAAWNPPDMIIWLNLLAFGGLEAVFLWPLVLGLYWSRANATGAISGMLAGAGCYTLLASLKIELWGFHPIVPSLTLSLLAFLVGNLFGSSPETRDAALE from the coding sequence ATGGAAACTGAAATCATCCTGCCCCTGCTGGGCTACCTGGTGCTGATCGCCGGGCTTTCCGTGTTTGCCATGCGCAAACAGCGTCAGGGCAACTTCCTGACCGAGTATTTTCTGGGCAGCCGCTCGATGGGCGGCTTCGTGCTGGCCATGACGATTACCACCACCTATATCAGCGCCAGCTCGTTCATTGGCGGACCGGGAGCGGCCTACAAGTACGGCCTTGGCTGGGTGCTGCTGGCGATGATTCAGGTTCCCGCGGTGTGGCTGTCGCTGGGTGTGCTGGGCAAAAAATTTGCTATCCTGGCGCGGCGCTACGATGCCGTGACGCTCAACGATATGCTGTATGGCCGCTATCGCAGTCCGCTGCTGATCTGGCTGGCCAGCATTGTCCTGCTGGTGGCTTTTATCGGTGCCATGACGGTGCAGTTCATTGGCGGTGCCCGCCTGCTGGAAACCGCTGCCGGCATCCCTTACGACACCGGCCTGCTGATTTTTGGCGGTACCATTGCGCTCTATACCGCCTTCGGTGGCTTCCGCGCCAGCGTGCTGAACGACGCCATGCAGGGACTGGTCATGCTGATTGGTACTTTCCTGCTGCTGTCTGCGGTGATTCATCAGGCGGGCGGTCTGGAAACCGCGGTGACCCGGCTGCGCACCATTGACCCGCAGCTGGTCTCGCCAGCAGGGGTGGGCAATGTCATAACGCCGACCTTCCTTAGCTCCTTTGCGGTACTGGTGTGTTTTGGCGTGATTGGCCTGCCCCATACGGCGGTGCGCTGCATCTCGTATAAAGACAGCAAGGCGCTGCACCGCGGCATTATTCTGGGCACGATCGTCGTGGTGGTGCTGATGCTGGGCATGCATCTGGCGGGTGCGCTGGGCCGGGCGATCATTCCGGATCTCACCGTGCCGGATCGCGTCATTCCTACCCTGATGATCACTGTGCTGCCTCCGATGGCGGCGGGTATTTTCCTGGCGGCACCGATGGCGGCGATCATGTCCACGATCAATGCACAGCTGCTGCAATCGTCCGCTACGCTGATCAAGGATCTCTATCTGCGTATCGCCCCGCAGCACAGCGAGAATGAAGCGCGCCTGCGCCTGCTCTCCGGTACGATCACGCTGGTGCTCGGCCTGCTGCTGCTGCTGGCGGCGTGGAATCCGCCGGATATGATCATCTGGCTGAATCTGCTCGCCTTTGGTGGGCTGGAAGCGGTGTTCCTCTGGCCGCTGGTGCTGGGATTGTACTGGTCACGCGCCAATGCGACCGGTGCAATCAGCGGCATGCTGGCTGGCGCCGGGTGTTATACGCTGCTTGCCAGCCTGAAAATCGAACTGTGGGGTTTTCACCCTATTGTTCCGTCTTTGACCTTAAGCCTGCTGGCCTTTCTGGTGGGCAATCTGTTTGGCAGCTCGCCTGAGACGCGCGATGCTGCACTGGAATAA
- the msrP gene encoding protein-methionine-sulfoxide reductase catalytic subunit MsrP, with the protein MPFKHSLTEADVTPESVFNLRRRQVLKALGLGAAAAGLPGGARADVLSWFKGNDRPPAPAGRDLQFTKPAAYQADLPLTPFDKVTGYNNFYEFGLDKADPAANAGTLKTDPWQLRIEGEVAKPMTLDMDDIFKRFAMEQRIYRMRCVEAWSMVIPWVGFELNKLLKLVEPTSNARYVAFQTLYAPEQMPGQKDRFIGGGLNYPYVEGLRLDEAMHPLTLLSTGVYGKALPPQNGAPVRLTVPWKYGFKGIKSIVKITLTHDRPPTTWNQIAADEYGFYANVNPHVNHPRWSQATERVIGAGGILNVERQPTLLFNGYAKEVASLYRGLDLRENY; encoded by the coding sequence ATGCCATTTAAGCATTCACTTACCGAAGCCGATGTTACGCCGGAAAGCGTCTTTAATCTGCGTCGCCGTCAGGTTCTGAAAGCGCTGGGACTGGGAGCAGCGGCGGCCGGTTTGCCGGGTGGCGCGCGCGCCGACGTACTGAGCTGGTTCAAAGGAAACGATCGTCCGCCGGCACCGGCAGGCCGCGATTTACAATTTACCAAACCGGCCGCCTATCAGGCCGATCTGCCGTTAACGCCTTTTGACAAGGTAACCGGCTATAACAACTTCTATGAGTTCGGCCTGGATAAAGCAGACCCGGCGGCGAACGCCGGTACGCTGAAGACCGATCCGTGGCAGCTGCGCATCGAAGGCGAGGTGGCGAAGCCGATGACGCTGGACATGGATGACATCTTCAAACGGTTTGCGATGGAACAGCGCATTTACCGCATGCGCTGCGTGGAAGCCTGGTCGATGGTGATTCCGTGGGTCGGTTTTGAACTGAACAAACTGCTGAAGCTGGTTGAGCCCACCAGTAACGCCCGCTATGTGGCCTTTCAGACGCTCTATGCGCCAGAGCAGATGCCGGGGCAGAAGGATCGCTTCATCGGCGGCGGGCTGAATTATCCTTATGTGGAAGGGCTGCGACTGGACGAGGCCATGCACCCGCTGACGCTGCTCAGCACCGGCGTTTACGGTAAAGCCCTGCCGCCGCAGAACGGTGCGCCTGTCCGCCTGACGGTGCCATGGAAATACGGTTTTAAGGGCATCAAATCGATTGTCAAAATCACCCTGACGCACGATCGTCCGCCGACGACCTGGAACCAGATCGCTGCTGATGAGTACGGCTTCTATGCCAACGTTAATCCGCATGTAAACCATCCGCGCTGGTCGCAGGCGACGGAACGCGTTATCGGCGCAGGCGGCATCCTTAACGTTGAACGTCAGCCCACCCTGCTGTTTAACGGCTACGCGAAAGAGGTGGCTTCGCTGTATCGCGGCCTGGATTTACGGGAGAACTACTGA
- the msrQ gene encoding protein-methionine-sulfoxide reductase heme-binding subunit MsrQ: MRLTLRHITLLKVALHLAAFLPLVYLFMAATQGWLSADPAKDIQHFTGRMALKLLLATLLVSPLTRYLKQPLLIRTRRLLGVWCFVWASLHLTSYYLLELGYDHLRLLGSEIVSRPYLLLGMLCWVILFALAVTSFQRAQRRLGRRWQTLHNAIYLVAILAPVHYLWSVKVFSPQPWIYALLALLLLGWRYNKLRKLFSR, translated from the coding sequence GTGCGCCTGACATTACGCCACATTACGTTGCTAAAAGTCGCGCTGCATCTGGCCGCCTTTCTGCCGCTGGTTTATCTGTTTATGGCGGCAACGCAGGGCTGGCTGAGCGCCGATCCGGCGAAAGATATCCAGCATTTTACCGGCAGGATGGCGCTTAAGCTGCTGCTGGCGACGCTGCTGGTCAGCCCGCTGACCCGCTACCTGAAGCAACCGCTGCTGATTCGCACCCGCCGGCTACTGGGCGTATGGTGCTTCGTGTGGGCCAGCCTGCACCTCACCAGCTATTACCTGCTGGAGCTGGGTTATGACCACCTGCGCCTGCTGGGCAGCGAGATCGTTTCCCGGCCTTATCTGTTGCTGGGCATGCTGTGCTGGGTGATCCTCTTCGCGCTTGCTGTTACGTCATTTCAGCGGGCGCAGCGCAGGCTGGGCCGCCGCTGGCAAACGCTGCATAACGCGATTTATCTGGTCGCTATTCTGGCCCCGGTGCACTATCTCTGGTCAGTCAAAGTGTTCTCACCGCAGCCGTGGATCTATGCGCTGCTGGCGCTGCTGCTGTTAGGGTGGCGTTACAATAAGTTGCGTAAACTCTTCTCCCGTTAA
- the accB gene encoding acetyl-CoA carboxylase biotin carboxyl carrier protein has translation MDIRKIKKLIELVEESGIAELEISEGEESVRISRSPANVGYPVMQQAYAAPAMPQPALASAVAPAAPAAPAAEAAKPEMSGHIVRSPMVGTFYRTPSPDAKAFVEVGQKVNAGDTLCIVEAMKMMNQIEADKSGVVKAILVESGQPVEFDEPLVVIE, from the coding sequence ATGGATATTCGTAAAATTAAAAAACTGATCGAACTGGTTGAAGAGTCCGGCATCGCTGAGCTGGAAATCTCTGAAGGCGAAGAGTCCGTTCGCATCAGCCGTTCACCTGCCAATGTCGGTTACCCTGTTATGCAGCAGGCTTATGCTGCGCCAGCTATGCCACAGCCTGCTCTGGCTTCTGCCGTTGCGCCTGCCGCACCGGCAGCCCCGGCCGCAGAAGCCGCTAAACCAGAAATGAGCGGCCACATTGTCCGTTCACCGATGGTGGGTACCTTCTACCGCACGCCAAGCCCGGATGCGAAAGCCTTTGTGGAAGTTGGCCAGAAGGTCAACGCAGGCGATACCCTGTGCATCGTTGAAGCGATGAAAATGATGAACCAGATCGAAGCCGATAAATCCGGTGTCGTGAAGGCGATCCTGGTAGAAAGCGGCCAGCCGGTTGAATTTGACGAGCCGCTGGTCGTCATCGAATAA
- the aroQ gene encoding type II 3-dehydroquinate dehydratase, whose translation MAHKFHILLLNGPNLNLLGTREPEKYGHTTLTQIVDDLTQQAAQHHVKLSHLQSNAEFRLIDRIHEARGDVDYIIINPAAFTHTSVALRDALLAVSIPFIEVHLSNVHAREPFRHHSYLSDVSAGVICGLGADGYSWALQTAVKRLSHSN comes from the coding sequence ATGGCGCACAAATTTCACATACTGCTGTTGAACGGACCCAACCTGAACCTGCTGGGTACGCGCGAGCCGGAGAAGTATGGCCACACCACCCTGACGCAGATTGTTGACGATCTGACGCAGCAGGCCGCTCAGCATCATGTGAAATTAAGCCATCTGCAATCGAACGCGGAGTTCCGGTTGATTGATCGCATTCACGAAGCCCGTGGCGATGTGGATTACATCATCATCAATCCGGCTGCGTTCACGCACACCAGCGTTGCACTGCGTGATGCCCTGTTGGCGGTAAGCATTCCTTTTATTGAGGTGCATCTCTCAAATGTGCATGCACGCGAACCGTTCCGACATCACTCCTATCTTTCCGATGTATCCGCCGGCGTCATCTGTGGACTGGGCGCGGATGGATACTCGTGGGCTTTACAAACGGCAGTAAAACGCCTGTCACATTCCAATTAA
- a CDS encoding YhdT family protein — protein MDGRFLQANKEARWSLYLTLAYLAVWGLAAWLGGTQSGITGLPRWFELSCVFAPLLFTGLCWLMVRVIFRDMSLEDRNGN, from the coding sequence ATGGATGGGCGTTTTTTACAGGCCAATAAAGAAGCGCGCTGGTCGTTATACCTGACGCTGGCGTACCTGGCCGTCTGGGGGCTTGCCGCCTGGCTTGGCGGCACGCAAAGCGGTATCACCGGTTTGCCGCGCTGGTTTGAGCTCTCCTGCGTGTTTGCTCCCCTGCTGTTCACCGGCCTGTGCTGGCTGATGGTACGCGTTATTTTCCGCGATATGTCGCTGGAGGATCGCAATGGAAACTGA
- the fis gene encoding DNA-binding transcriptional regulator Fis produces the protein MFEQRVNSDVLTVSTVNSQDQVTQKPLRDSVKQALKNYFAQLNGQDVSDLYELVLAEVEQPLLDMVMQYTRGNQTRAALMMGINRGTLRKKLKKYGMN, from the coding sequence ATGTTCGAACAACGCGTAAATTCTGACGTACTGACCGTTTCTACCGTTAACTCACAGGATCAGGTGACGCAAAAGCCTCTGCGTGATTCGGTTAAACAGGCACTGAAGAACTATTTTGCTCAACTGAATGGTCAGGATGTGAGTGACCTGTATGAGCTGGTACTGGCTGAAGTCGAGCAGCCTCTGTTGGACATGGTGATGCAGTACACCCGTGGCAACCAGACCCGTGCAGCCCTGATGATGGGCATCAACCGCGGTACGCTGCGTAAGAAACTGAAAAAATACGGCATGAACTGA
- the prmA gene encoding 50S ribosomal protein L11 methyltransferase codes for MPWIQIKINSSGEHAESLSDALMDAGAVSVTFQDTHDNPVYEPLPGETRLWGDTDVIGLFDAETDMQEVVAALSQHPLLGSAFRHKIEQIEDKDWEREWMDNFHPMRFGERLWICPSWREVPDPQAVNVMLDPGLAFGTGTHPTTSLCLSWLDGLDLQGKTVIDFGCGSGILAIAALKLGAAQAIGIDIDPQAIQASRDNAERNGVSERLSLYLPHEQPENLQADVVVANILAGPLRELAPLISVLPKAGGHLGLSGVLASQAEGVCEAYADRFALDPVAEKEEWCRITGVRR; via the coding sequence ATGCCATGGATTCAAATCAAAATTAACAGCAGCGGCGAGCATGCCGAAAGCCTCAGCGATGCGCTGATGGATGCCGGTGCCGTCTCTGTCACTTTTCAGGATACGCACGATAATCCGGTTTACGAACCGCTGCCGGGTGAAACCCGCCTGTGGGGCGATACCGATGTCATCGGCCTGTTTGACGCCGAAACGGACATGCAGGAGGTCGTGGCGGCGCTCAGCCAGCATCCTCTGCTGGGATCGGCGTTCCGGCATAAGATCGAGCAGATCGAAGACAAAGACTGGGAGCGGGAGTGGATGGATAATTTTCATCCGATGCGCTTCGGGGAACGTCTGTGGATCTGCCCGAGCTGGCGCGAGGTGCCGGATCCGCAGGCGGTGAACGTCATGCTCGATCCGGGGCTCGCCTTCGGCACCGGGACCCACCCGACCACGTCCCTGTGTCTGAGCTGGCTGGACGGCCTCGATCTGCAGGGCAAAACGGTGATCGACTTTGGCTGTGGTTCCGGCATTCTGGCAATCGCGGCGCTGAAGCTGGGAGCCGCGCAGGCCATCGGCATTGATATCGATCCGCAGGCGATTCAGGCCAGCCGCGATAATGCCGAACGCAACGGCGTCTCGGAGCGCTTATCGCTGTACCTGCCCCATGAGCAGCCGGAAAACCTGCAGGCGGACGTCGTCGTGGCCAATATTCTTGCCGGCCCGCTGCGCGAGCTGGCGCCGTTAATCAGCGTGTTACCCAAAGCGGGCGGGCACCTCGGGTTATCCGGCGTGCTGGCCAGCCAGGCAGAAGGCGTCTGCGAAGCCTATGCGGATCGCTTTGCGCTGGACCCGGTTGCGGAAAAAGAAGAGTGGTGCCGTATTACCGGCGTGCGCCGCTAA
- the dusB gene encoding tRNA dihydrouridine synthase DusB produces the protein MRIGHHQLRNRLIAAPMAGVTDKPFRTLCYENGAGMTVSEMLSSNPEVWASDKSRLRMVHSDEPGIRAVQIAGCDPDEMAAAARINVASGAQVIDINMGCPAKKVNRKMAGSALLQHPLLVESILRAVVNAVDVPVTLKIRTGWDKENRNCVEIAQLAERCGIQALTIHGRTRACLFEGHAEYDSIRTVKQSVSIPIIANGDITDPHKARAVLDYTGADALMVGRAAQGRPWIFREIQHYLDTGELLAPKPLAEVKQMLIGHIRELHDFYGQRKGYRIARKHVSWYLQESAPDDQFRRTFNAIEDASEQLEALEAYFENLA, from the coding sequence ATGCGCATTGGACACCACCAGCTACGTAATCGACTCATTGCTGCGCCTATGGCCGGAGTTACTGATAAGCCATTTCGCACCCTGTGTTATGAGAACGGCGCCGGCATGACTGTCTCCGAGATGCTGTCATCGAACCCGGAAGTCTGGGCCAGTGACAAATCGCGTTTGCGTATGGTGCATAGTGACGAGCCTGGTATCCGCGCCGTGCAGATTGCCGGTTGCGATCCTGATGAAATGGCTGCTGCCGCGCGCATTAACGTCGCGTCAGGTGCGCAGGTTATTGATATCAACATGGGCTGCCCTGCCAAAAAAGTGAATCGGAAGATGGCTGGCTCAGCACTGCTGCAGCACCCGCTCCTGGTGGAGTCAATCCTCCGTGCGGTGGTCAACGCAGTGGATGTACCGGTTACGCTGAAGATTCGCACCGGCTGGGACAAAGAAAATCGTAATTGTGTAGAGATTGCCCAATTGGCTGAACGCTGTGGTATTCAGGCCCTGACGATTCATGGTCGCACGCGCGCCTGTTTATTTGAAGGGCATGCAGAATACGACAGCATTCGGACAGTTAAGCAGAGCGTTTCCATTCCGATTATCGCGAATGGCGACATTACTGACCCGCATAAAGCCAGAGCGGTGCTCGACTACACCGGAGCCGATGCTCTGATGGTTGGTCGCGCTGCTCAGGGAAGACCGTGGATCTTCCGGGAAATCCAGCATTATCTGGACACAGGGGAGCTGCTGGCACCGAAGCCGCTGGCTGAAGTGAAGCAAATGCTGATTGGACATATACGGGAGCTGCACGACTTTTACGGTCAGCGCAAGGGATACCGTATTGCCCGAAAACACGTTTCCTGGTATTTGCAGGAAAGTGCCCCTGACGACCAGTTTCGGCGCACATTCAACGCCATTGAGGATGCCAGCGAACAGCTGGAGGCGTTGGAGGCATACTTCGAAAATCTTGCGTAA